From a region of the Rhipicephalus microplus isolate Deutch F79 chromosome X, USDA_Rmic, whole genome shotgun sequence genome:
- the LOC142777120 gene encoding uncharacterized protein LOC142777120 — protein sequence METQAALRIWSRTQSYNMQFTTFLSDGDSKAYAAVCEAQVYGSKAVTKEDCTNHVAKRLGAALRKLKTPLPRGQKLSDKTIQRLQNYYQIAITSNRGSVRGMFCAIWASYFHSCSSNKANSHKFCPDGKESWCKQKRALALGEPAPEHTPLLTKAQGKALLPTYKRLTDAKLLAHCLQGKTQNAAESLNGKIWMLCPKSRFASRTAVETATAIAALWFNRGHSSFEKVLEELGILPSKQMVRLSLESDQQRIRKMSVKLTAEAKSHRRSQVKRARTEDSVRKNREGETYAAGVF from the coding sequence ATGGAAACACAAGCTGCACTACGCATCTGGAGCAGGACGCAGTCCTATAACATGCAGTTCACCACATTTCTGAGCGACGGCGACAGCAAGGCATATGCTGCAGTCTGTGAAGCACAGGTTTATGGGTCGAAGGCAGTGACGAAAGAAGACTGCACAAACCATGTTGCCAAACGTCTTGGTGCTGCGCTTAGAAAGCTGAAAACACCACTGCCCCGTGGGCAGAAGCTCAGTGACAAGACCATTCAAAGGCTGCAGAACTATTATCAGATCGCAATAACCAGCAATCGGGGCAGCGTAAGAGGCATGTTCTGTGCAATTTGGGCCTCTTATTTCCATTCGTGCTCCAGCAATAAGGCAaacagccacaagttttgccccgATGGGAAAGAGTCATGGTGCAAACAAAAGAGAGCCCTAGCTCTGGGAGAACCTGCTCCTGAACACACACCCCTCCTGACCAAAGCACAAGGCAAAGCACTGCTGCCAACTTATAAACGTTTGACAGATGCCAAACTGCTTGCCCACTGTTTGCAAGGGAAGACACAAAACGCCGCTGAATCCTTGAATGGCAAGATTTGGATGTTGTGTCCGAAGAGTCGTTTCGCATCACGCACTGCAGTGGAGACTGCCACCGCCATTGCAGCGCTGTGGTTCAACAGGGGCCACTCCAGCTTCGAAAAAGTGCTGGAAGAACTGGGAATCCTTCCTTCAAAGCAGATGGTCAGACTCAGCCTGGAAAGTGATCAGCAAAGAATCCGGAAGATGTCTGTGAAGCTGACTGCTGAAGCCAAGTCCCATCGCCGCAGCCAGGTGAAACGAGCCCGTACCGAGGACTCTGTTCGCAAGAACCGTGAGGGCGAAACTTATGCAGCAGGAGTGTTCTAG